The genome window ATCATTTTGGCTGCAACAATGGCCACAGGCTGTAGCGCAAGTAATCGAGATGATTCACGCCAATCTTACTGCCGTAATGGCGGGTCAACGACTGACTATACTTGCGACCAAGAAAAACAAATTCCAGATCGTGAGCTCATTGGTTCTAAGAGCTTACCTTCTACTGACGAAGCGTGGATGCAAAGCAAACTCGCTGAAATCAAAACATGGTTGCAGCAAGAAAAAACGGACTCTAACGGTGACGTTAGCTCTACACAAAAGCCAGCCAATGCACGAATTTCAGTGCGAGACCCTTCTGCCACAGACCCCGAGCTAATGCGCATTGAGGCCATGTCACGCAAAGGCGACCATCGTGCTGCTATGTCTGCCGTTAATAGCTTTCTAGCCAACAACCCAGAAAACTTAGAAGGCCAACTAACTAAAAGCTTAGTGCTCAATAACATGGGGCGCTTAGACGAAGCCGAGTCGCTTTTAAAATCGGCGATTAACCGCTACCCAACTTCTCCAGAAGTCTACAATAACCTAGCGGTTCTCTATGCCGAGCAGGGGGACTACGGGCAAGCTATTGAAACTTTACTACAAGCCTTTAGTACTCACCCGACATACGCACAAGTTCATCAGAACTTGCGTGAGCTTTACGCCACTGTCGCTTCTCAGGCATACAGCCGAGCATTGGACCTTAACCAACAAACGAACTCTCCTCAGCTCGTAATGTTGCGTCGTACATCGGATGTCAATTCGCCCGATCTTGGCTATCAAGCGGCGTCTATCAGCACGCAAGCTTCGTTATCTGAAAATGATAAAGCGGTAGCATCTAACCAGCCAAAACCGGCTGCAGTTGAAAAGCCTGTTATCAAACCGGCTGCAACAGTTGAAGCGAAGCCGATAGAAAAGCCTGTCGTTATCGCTGCAGTAAAACCGGAACTGAAGCCCGAGACGATAAAGCCTGAACCGCCAAAAGTAGAGCCACCTAAAGCGGCAGTTGTGAAAGCCCCAGAACCTGTTATTGTCGAAGCATCAACTAAAGCTGATGAGCCTTCAACACCTCAGTTAGTTCGTGAAGCGGTAGCCCATGTAAATGCTTGGGCTAAGGCTTGGGCAGCTCAAGACATTGACGGCTACTTAAACAGCTACACCAATAACTACCGCCCTTCGACGAAACTATCTCATAACGGCTGGGTTGCGCAGCGTAAAGACCGCTTAGCAAAACCAACTTTCATTAAAGTTGAACTGGCTAACGTGAAAACTACCATCCTAGATAGCAAAACAGCGAAGGTGACTTTTAATCAGTCTTATCAATCTAATACCTACAAGGATCAAACGAACAAACAACTGACTCTGACACGAATCAACGGTCAGTGGTTAATTGTTAAAGAACAGTCTCTGTAGTAATCAACCAGCTAACTACGCGGCTAATCGCTTAGTTAGCTGGTGCCTTATCAACTAACCGCTCATCTACAATTAACCAACGATTATCTCGTTTAATCCAAGTTAGCACTTTTTGTACGTTATCCTGATAACCCGAGGCACGATATAATTGCCAAAAGCGGGTTTCATACGTAACCCCATCACGCGTTATATTCACAGGACCTATCTCTACTCTTATCCATTCTGGCGCGGTAATACGCTGCTCTCGCCAAGAACGCCATTGCTCAGCGTCTGGCTGGTCTTGGGTAGAATAGTCATCATCATAGAAGCTAAAATAAGCCACCGGTGTTTGCGACTCCCACGCGCTAGCCCAATCATGAACCGCTGACGTAAGCGTGATACGTATCTCATCACCCATCATAGAACCTAAAACAGCATCAATATCCAATGCATCAGGATATGTTGGTAACTGATCTATATCTTTAGGAGGATTGAGAGAAGCCTCGGTACTAATGCTATCTAGCAGCGTTTGCGATGCCTCGGTGGCCTGTTTTTCCAACTGCTGAGTGGGTGAAACTTCAGGGAGGGGCTCGCCTTCACTAGTCAGAAACTGACTTATCATCTGACTCAAAGAGGTAACTAATGAGGCGTCTCGAACGAGCATTGCACCTATTGTAAGTGAAACCACCGCAACGACGCTTATCGCAATGCGCCGTAAAGAATTGGAGTCAGGTAAAGAGTGCAGTAATGGGCTCTCAACAGACTCAACGAGGCGTCCACGCAACTTCACCAAGCCAGGGCTACGCAACCGTTTTGAATCCAGTGTCAATAGAATACGTACGGCATACTGACCTTGAGTATTCATTGGCAACGAGTCAGCAATGTCTTCAAGAACGGCGTCGTTCAGTTTATCGCCGTTAATATATAGCCATAAAACATTACCCTCTTCCGCCCAACGCCTTAAAAAGTGCTGCCGATAATTGGAATTAGATTTAGGCTGGGAAAGCAACTGGTCTAAGCAGTCGTTGAACGATACATACTGATTCGTCTCAGACCAGCGGGGTAAAGGAATGGTTAAGTCTCGTTCAAACCTGGCTATGAGCGCTTCAGGATTCGGCACATTAATCTGAACAATGCCAAACTCAGGTAATGCCTGTTGTAACCAGCATGACCATACTTCTAAATTAGAACGGCGTTTATTTTTTTCAGTTCCCAATAAACGAGGGTTTATGCTAACCACGTTATCTGACTAAAGTACAAGATGAGCGCACAGGTTTACAAACCATTGTTAAGGGATACCCTTTGATGGATCGCCTTCGTAAGCTATCTTCCACCTTCCCTCTTCCTTAACCCAATATTGACGTTTTATAGACTCACCCTTGTAGTTATTTGATTGGTAGTCTTGGTTAAATGTTACCACCAGTAAGTCTGGATTATTCGGGTAGGTAAACAAGCTAAGGTCAGACAAACCTACTTTGATATATTCTTTTCCGCTGTTTACGCGTTTTTTGTAATCAGAGAATGATGCGTAGTCTCGGCTGCTATCTTTGTAAGTCTTAGAGTAATGAGAAATGTAGCGTTCGTGATTTTGACTCTCCCAGTCTGCTCGCCACTGGTCCACAGCCTTCTCAATTTCTTGTTGCTGGGCAACCCATGTACTACGTTCAACCCACTCCATCCCATTGCCAATCAGCACGGGGGTGTTGTTGATATCAACTAAGCCATCCAGTTCGATGAAATCAGGATTCGTCAGTGAAATGCAACCTTCACTGGCTTTAGGAGGACGACTATACGTATCTACTGGAGACCCGTGAACCCAAATGCCATTACCTGTATGGCCTTGTCTATAATCCCACATATTGGGGTAATTGATAGGCAGAGCCCCTGAACCATAGCGCTCAGGTAAATTTTGGTCTTTAAAGCGACCAGTTACAAAGTACACACCCAAAGGGGTTTTCAAATCGCCTTGTTTTACTTTTTCAGTTCCGCCACGCCCATACGAGGCATAATAATCTTTAACCAGTGTTGGCGTACCTTGGCGGTTTTCAAACAGGAAAAGGCGTGAAATATTAGTATCGACGACAATCAGGTACTTTTGATTGTCACTCATCTTCACTAAGCTTTTAGGGATTAAGCCTGCACCGGGCTTTTCACGCGTCATCATCAGGCGAGCACGCGCTTCATCAATGAGCCCCTGCACTTCTTTTTTTCGTTGCACTTGAGCATTACCGACCTGACCTAAAGGGTCAGCTTGTGAAGCCAACAAATCAGCATACACCAGTTGCGCTAGTCTGAAGTCAGGACGCTTTTGCGTTAATTCTCTAAACTGCCCCAAGGCATTATCAAATTGCTGCGAAGCCAACGACTCCAAACCCTGGATCAATAACTCTTCATTACCTTCCGAAACACCATAATCAGTTGCGGCATGTAAGGGCAAAGTGAGTGTAAGCAAAGAACCTACTAAAAGAGATTTCACTGTAAACATCGGTAACCTGAAAAGTAATTAATTATCTAATAATGGGTTTTACAACGAGCCTAGCCAAGTAACAGCTATTTTGCTTTTTTAGATAATAGCATAGATGCATCACCTAAAAAGCAATTCTCAGACCTCAAAAAGCCTAAAATGATCCCCGTAAAGCCTACATTTCGAGATATAAATAAACAGCCTGCACCTTACTCACACCCTCAATAATGCTGCACTGCACCATAAATAAACAAACCAGCGCACCACAACTGACCATTACGCCTCTTATGTGGCGTTATTTAAATAAATAACCTCTTTTATTCGACTTCTCTTAACATCGGCTAGGCGAGTAAAACAATGAATAAATTCACTATTGGAATTCGCCAACATTACCAGATTAGCCGCTTTAGCACTGCGCCCTAACCTGATAAAACGAATGTAGAGCAAGCATCTGTAATTCCTTCATTACTGTCTATACTCTTAATAAGGGCAGGCCATCTAGCTAAATTCATCAACGGTAAAATTAGAAAATATCAACACGCTTAATGTTGAGCTGCCCCCAGAAAACAAGGTGCCCTTCACCTAAAAAACTTGATCATTTGGTCAAGCTGGCTTAGAGATTGCAGTGCTCTGTTTATCATAAAGTGCAGTTGACCATGAACGATTGCAGGTGTAACACGTCTATATACAATCACTATTTTAAAGTTGTGTAAGGACGAGTTAAAACGAAACCGCTGCTCGAATGGCAACATAAAACCGGATTAAACCAAGTTAAAAATGAGTGTTAATTATTCAATGAAAACTGATTAGCGTGGGCTACATTGCAGTTAAGACGACTTAAAAGTCATCTTAGGCTCGCCAACAGAAGGGGTGTACGTTATGGGTATCTTCGAACATTACAAGACGCGTTATGAGTCAACCACCCAGGAAGAGATGAGTCTGACCGACTATCTCCAACTCTGTAAGCAAGATCCATTGGCCTATGCCAGTGCATCTGAACGGATGTTAAGCGCCATAGGTGAGCCGGAACTCATCGATACTGCTCGCGACCCCCGACTTAGCCGCATTTTTTCTAACAAAGTTATTAAACGCTATCCTGCATTTTCCGAGTTTTATGGCAATGAAGAGGCCATTGAGAATATCGTCTCGTACTTTCGACATGCCGCTCAAGGGTTAGAAGAACGCAAACAAATTCTCTATTTGTTAGGCCCTGTTGGCGGTGGTAAGTCCTCATTGGCTGAGCGTTTAAAACACCTCATGGAAAAAATTCCATTCTATGCCATTAAAGGATCCCCTGTTTACGAATCGCCTTTAGGCTTATTTAATCCAGCCGAAGACGCGGATATTTTAGAAGAGGAATTCAATATCCCTCGCCGTTACCTTAAAGGCATCATGTCTCCATGGGCAGTTAAACGATTACATGAGTACGGTGGGGATATTTCCAAGTTTAAAGTCGTTAAACTTTACCCCTCCATCTTAAACCAGATCGCCATTGCTAAAACTGAACCCGGTGATGAAAACAACCAAGATATTTCTAGCTTGGTTGGTAAAGTCGACATACGTAAACTCGAAGAATTTCCACAACATGACCCAGATGCATACAGCTTTTCCGGTGCTTTGTGTAACGCCAACCAAGGCGTAATGGAATTTGTGGAGATGTTTAAAGCCCCTATTAAAGTGCTTCACCCTCTTCTAACAGCGACTCAAGAAGGCAACTACAACAGCACAGAAGGGATGGGAGCTATCCCCTATGATGGTATTGTTTTAGCCCACTCGAATGAATCTGAATGGCAAACATTCAAAAACAATAAGACAAATGAAGCCTTTATAGACAGGGTATACACCGTCAAAGTGCCTTACTGCACTCGTATTACCGAAGAAATCAAAATTTATCAGAAGCTTCTCGAAAGCAGCTCTTTAAACACAGCACCTTGCGCACCCGACACGCTGAACATGCTATCGCAGTTCATCATTTTATCGCGCCTGAAAGATCCCGAAAACTCGAATATCTATTCAAAAATGCGTGTTTACAACGGTGAAAATTTAAAAGATACGGACCCCAAAGCTAAGTCTATGCAGGAATACAAAGACATGGCCGGGGTCGATGAAGGTATGAACGGTTTATCCACGCGCTTCGCTTTCAAAATTCTTTCCAAAGTATTTAACTTTGACCCATCTGAAGTAGCGGCTAACCCTGTTCACTTGATGTATGTTTTAGAACGAGAGATTGAACAGCAGCAATTTGCGCCTGAGCTGCAAGAAGCTTATGTCAGCTTTATCAAAGAATATATAGCGCCTAAATACATTGAACTACTGGGCAAAGAAATCCAAACGGCATACCTAGAATCCTACTCTGAATACGGACAAAACATCTTTGATAGGTACGTAACCTACGCCGACTTTTGGATCCAAGACCAAGAATATCGTGATCCAGAAACAGGCGATATTTTAGATCGTCAATCCATCAATGAAGAGTTAGAAAAAATCGAGAAGCCAGCAGGCATTAGCAACCCGAAAGACTTCAGACATGAGATCGTTAATTTTGTATTGCGGGCTCGCGCAAGTAATGAAGGCAAAAACCCTTCATGGATGAGCTACGAGAAAATGCGCACCGTGATCGAGAAAAAAATGTTCTCTAACACTGAAGATCTACTTCCCGTTATCTCTTTTAATGCCAAAGCATCGTCTGATGAACAAAACAAACACGGTGAGTTTGTTAAACGCATGATTGAGCGAGGCTACACCGAGAAGCAAGTTCGTCTGCTATCCGAATGGTATATACGCGTTCGGAAGTCGCAGTAAAAGTCGCGCGGATCGAGAAGGAGAGCGGAATATGAGTTACATCATTGATCGCCGTCTCAACGGAAAAAAGAAAAGCATGGTGAACCGCCAGCGCTTTTTAAAACGCTACAAAAAACAAATCAAAGGGGCCGTTGAAGAAGCGATTAAACAACGCTCGATTCAAGATCTAGACCGAGGCGGGAAAATAACTATTCCGCGCAAAGATACCAACGAGCCTATGTTTCATCATGGGCAAGGCGGCAAACAGACACGAGTGTACCCGGGTAATAAAGAATTTACCGCGGGAGATGAATTTCAACGCCCTCAAGGAGGCCAAGGGGGAGGTTCAGGCTCGGGACAGGCCAGCAATCAAGGCGAAGGTGAGGATGACTTTAGCTTCAACATCAACCAAGAGGAATTCCTCGACTTTATGTTTGAGGACCTAGAGCTCCCCTACTTGGTAAAAAAACAGCTAAAAGACAGCTCTGCATTCGAAATTAAACGCGCTGGTTTTACTACCGCAGGGTCGCCCGATAAATTAAATATCGTTCGCTCCCTGCGTGCCGCACACGCTAGGCGTATCGCGCTATCAGGGCCCAACCGTCAAGAGATACGCACACTCAAAAAACGCTTATGGGCTTTAGAGGAAGCTCCCAATGATGATCAGCGCAATCAAGAAATGGATGAGATTCGTGCCCAAATTTCAGCATTAGAAAAGACCACCAAAAAGCTGCCTTTTATCGATGAGTTTGATCTGCGCTACAACAATATGGTCAAAAACCCTGTGCCCTCCAGCAAAGCCGTTATGTTTTGCCTGATGGATGTGTCAGGGTCGATGACACAATCAATAAAAGAAATGGCTAAACGTTTCTTTATTTTGTTGTACCTCTTCCTTCGTCGGAATTACAAACACATCGAAGTGGTTTTTATAAGACATCACACTCACGCTAAAGAAGTCACTGAAGATGAGTTTTTTTACTCACGTGAAACTGGCGGCACTATCGTTTCAAGCGCACTAGAGTTGACCGCCGACATACTTGAGAAACGTTATCCACGAAACGACTGGAATGTCTATGTAGCTCAGGCGTCGGATGGCGACAACTGGGAAGGCGACTCCCAACGTTGTTCCGATCTCCTGTATCAAAAGATACTGAAGGATGTTCAATATTTTGCCTACGTCGAAATAACCAATGGTCCGCATCAAAACCTATGGGAAGAATATCAAGAAGTACACAGTCGCCACCCCGATCAATTTGCCATTCAACATATTGAAGAGATGTCGGATATTTATCCCGTATTTAGACGCCTTTTCGAACGAAAAACCGAGGGGGCAGCATGAAAAAAGAACCCTTATCAACAGGCGCGGAATGGACCTTTGAGCTCATCGAAGCTTATGACAAAGAAATTGGCCGTATCGCAGCAGGTTATGGTCTTGATACCTATCCTAACCAAATTGAAATTATCACCTCTGAGCAGATGATGGATGCCTACGCCTCGATCGGCATGCCGTTGAACTACAATCATTGGTCATACGGCAAACAATTCGTTCAAACGGAACAACAATACAAACGAGGCCAAATGGGCTTAGCCTATGAGATCGTCATAAACTCTGATCCATGTATCGCTTATCTTATGGAAGAGAACACCATGACAATGCAAGCATTGGTTATCGCCCATGCGTGTTATGGCCACAACTCGTTTTTTAAAGGCAATTACCTTTTCCGAACATGGACAGATGCATCAGCGATTATTGACTATTTGGTATTCGCCAAACAATATATCGCGAAATGCGAAGAGCGACATGGTCTAGCCGAAGTGGAAGCCACATTGGATTCATGTCATGCGCTCATGAACTACGGTGTTAACCGATACAAACGCCCTAAACCGCTAACCGCGGAAGAAGAGCAAGCACGCGTCGAGGCCAGAGAAGAGTACAACCAACGCCACCTTAATCAGATTTGGAATACGATTCCCAAAAAATCTGATAGTGAAGATGTGGCTGAGTCACTACATTTCCCGCCAGAACCTGAAGAAAATATTCTTTATTTTATTGAGAAAAACGCCCCTTTATTGGAGCCATGGCAACGAGAAATTGTCCGAATTGTCAGAAAGATTTCCCAATACTTCTACCCACAAAAACAAACCCAAGTAATGAACGAAGGCTGGGCCACTTTCTGGCATTACACCCTTCTCAATACCATGTATGAGGAAGGCCTAGTCACAGACGGATTTATGATGGAGTTCTTGCACTCCCATTCAAGTGTAGTGTATCAACCCCCGTTTGATAGCCCCTATTTCTCAGGAATCAACCCATATACACTTGGCTTTAATATGATGCAGGACATTCGTAGGATTTGTGAAAATCCAACCGATGAAGATCGAGAGTGGTTTCCTGATATCGCAGGTTCATCATGGACTGAAACGCTCGACTACGCCATGCGCAACTTTAAAGATGAAAGCTTTATACTGCAGTTTTTATCCCCCAAACTTATTCGCGAACTTAAGCTTTTCTCAATACTAGATGATACCGATTCGCCCACACTCAAAGTTGCTTCCATCCACAACGAATCTGGTTACCGCCGTATTCGTGAAGACATATCAGCTCAATATAATTTAGGTAATCGCGAGCCTAACATCCAAGTTTACAACGTGGATGTACGCGGTAATCGATCCCTAACATTACGCCATTTCATGCATAATAACCGCCCGTTAGGAGACGATACCAGCGAAGTCCTTAAGCATATTCATCGCCTATGGGGGTTCGATGTGCACTTAGAATCAGTCACGCCTGACAATAAAGTAGCCCGCACGTACAACTGCCCGGAGCTCGAGTTACTTGAGATCGGCTAAGCCGATCTCTTATACTCAACGACCTATTCTTAAATTCCGAGGCTGTCATCGATGGATTGTTTATTTTGTAAAATAGTTAATCAAGAAATTCCAGCTGATATCTTATACGAAGATGACCTAGTTATTGCCTTCAGCGACATCAATCCCCAAGCGCCTTTTCACTGCCTAGTTATCCCCAAGAAACATATCAGTACATTAAATGATATAACGGAGCAAGACCGTGAGCTTGTCGGTCATATGGTCGCCACAGCTGGCAAAATAGCCGCCGACAAAGGCTTTGCACAAGAAGGGTATCGGACCGTTTTCAACTGCAACAGTCATGGCGGCCAAACTGTTTACCATATTCATTTACATGTGTTAGGTGGAAAACCGTTAGGATGGCCACCCTACCAAGACACCCTAAAAACACCTGTCTAAAAGATAGATACATAATGAATGGAATCAAACAGCTGTTCATCTAAGCTTCATCCGTAGCTTTTAGACTGCAGCAACCCCTATAAAAAAAGCATGGAAGTTCTATCATGAAAAAACAACTAACTACTTTCGCTCTATCAACGTTAGCGATCGCCGTTTTATCCGGTTGCTCTTCAACGGGCTCTTATCAAAATGACGATGTAACTAACTCAGCACAATACCGTGCGTTAGAGCAAGAACTAGCAAGCCTTAAAAACTCTTCTGGTTCTGACTCTGCTCGTGCATCTGAACTAGAAGCAGAATTAGCTCGTCTAAATAGCAGCAATTCTACTTCTAGCCTGCTGCCTCCAAACCCTAAACCGGGTGAGTGCTATGCGCGCGTTGTTATCCCT of Neptunomonas phycophila contains these proteins:
- a CDS encoding L,D-transpeptidase family protein: MFTVKSLLVGSLLTLTLPLHAATDYGVSEGNEELLIQGLESLASQQFDNALGQFRELTQKRPDFRLAQLVYADLLASQADPLGQVGNAQVQRKKEVQGLIDEARARLMMTREKPGAGLIPKSLVKMSDNQKYLIVVDTNISRLFLFENRQGTPTLVKDYYASYGRGGTEKVKQGDLKTPLGVYFVTGRFKDQNLPERYGSGALPINYPNMWDYRQGHTGNGIWVHGSPVDTYSRPPKASEGCISLTNPDFIELDGLVDINNTPVLIGNGMEWVERSTWVAQQQEIEKAVDQWRADWESQNHERYISHYSKTYKDSSRDYASFSDYKKRVNSGKEYIKVGLSDLSLFTYPNNPDLLVVTFNQDYQSNNYKGESIKRQYWVKEEGRWKIAYEGDPSKGIP
- a CDS encoding L,D-transpeptidase Cds6 family protein; protein product: MVSINPRLLGTEKNKRRSNLEVWSCWLQQALPEFGIVQINVPNPEALIARFERDLTIPLPRWSETNQYVSFNDCLDQLLSQPKSNSNYRQHFLRRWAEEGNVLWLYINGDKLNDAVLEDIADSLPMNTQGQYAVRILLTLDSKRLRSPGLVKLRGRLVESVESPLLHSLPDSNSLRRIAISVVAVVSLTIGAMLVRDASLVTSLSQMISQFLTSEGEPLPEVSPTQQLEKQATEASQTLLDSISTEASLNPPKDIDQLPTYPDALDIDAVLGSMMGDEIRITLTSAVHDWASAWESQTPVAYFSFYDDDYSTQDQPDAEQWRSWREQRITAPEWIRVEIGPVNITRDGVTYETRFWQLYRASGYQDNVQKVLTWIKRDNRWLIVDERLVDKAPAN
- a CDS encoding PrkA family serine protein kinase is translated as MGIFEHYKTRYESTTQEEMSLTDYLQLCKQDPLAYASASERMLSAIGEPELIDTARDPRLSRIFSNKVIKRYPAFSEFYGNEEAIENIVSYFRHAAQGLEERKQILYLLGPVGGGKSSLAERLKHLMEKIPFYAIKGSPVYESPLGLFNPAEDADILEEEFNIPRRYLKGIMSPWAVKRLHEYGGDISKFKVVKLYPSILNQIAIAKTEPGDENNQDISSLVGKVDIRKLEEFPQHDPDAYSFSGALCNANQGVMEFVEMFKAPIKVLHPLLTATQEGNYNSTEGMGAIPYDGIVLAHSNESEWQTFKNNKTNEAFIDRVYTVKVPYCTRITEEIKIYQKLLESSSLNTAPCAPDTLNMLSQFIILSRLKDPENSNIYSKMRVYNGENLKDTDPKAKSMQEYKDMAGVDEGMNGLSTRFAFKILSKVFNFDPSEVAANPVHLMYVLEREIEQQQFAPELQEAYVSFIKEYIAPKYIELLGKEIQTAYLESYSEYGQNIFDRYVTYADFWIQDQEYRDPETGDILDRQSINEELEKIEKPAGISNPKDFRHEIVNFVLRARASNEGKNPSWMSYEKMRTVIEKKMFSNTEDLLPVISFNAKASSDEQNKHGEFVKRMIERGYTEKQVRLLSEWYIRVRKSQ
- a CDS encoding SpoVR family protein, with translation MKKEPLSTGAEWTFELIEAYDKEIGRIAAGYGLDTYPNQIEIITSEQMMDAYASIGMPLNYNHWSYGKQFVQTEQQYKRGQMGLAYEIVINSDPCIAYLMEENTMTMQALVIAHACYGHNSFFKGNYLFRTWTDASAIIDYLVFAKQYIAKCEERHGLAEVEATLDSCHALMNYGVNRYKRPKPLTAEEEQARVEAREEYNQRHLNQIWNTIPKKSDSEDVAESLHFPPEPEENILYFIEKNAPLLEPWQREIVRIVRKISQYFYPQKQTQVMNEGWATFWHYTLLNTMYEEGLVTDGFMMEFLHSHSSVVYQPPFDSPYFSGINPYTLGFNMMQDIRRICENPTDEDREWFPDIAGSSWTETLDYAMRNFKDESFILQFLSPKLIRELKLFSILDDTDSPTLKVASIHNESGYRRIREDISAQYNLGNREPNIQVYNVDVRGNRSLTLRHFMHNNRPLGDDTSEVLKHIHRLWGFDVHLESVTPDNKVARTYNCPELELLEIG
- a CDS encoding YeaH/YhbH family protein, whose product is MSYIIDRRLNGKKKSMVNRQRFLKRYKKQIKGAVEEAIKQRSIQDLDRGGKITIPRKDTNEPMFHHGQGGKQTRVYPGNKEFTAGDEFQRPQGGQGGGSGSGQASNQGEGEDDFSFNINQEEFLDFMFEDLELPYLVKKQLKDSSAFEIKRAGFTTAGSPDKLNIVRSLRAAHARRIALSGPNRQEIRTLKKRLWALEEAPNDDQRNQEMDEIRAQISALEKTTKKLPFIDEFDLRYNNMVKNPVPSSKAVMFCLMDVSGSMTQSIKEMAKRFFILLYLFLRRNYKHIEVVFIRHHTHAKEVTEDEFFYSRETGGTIVSSALELTADILEKRYPRNDWNVYVAQASDGDNWEGDSQRCSDLLYQKILKDVQYFAYVEITNGPHQNLWEEYQEVHSRHPDQFAIQHIEEMSDIYPVFRRLFERKTEGAA
- a CDS encoding tetratricopeptide repeat protein produces the protein MDIKRTPLAIILAATMATGCSASNRDDSRQSYCRNGGSTTDYTCDQEKQIPDRELIGSKSLPSTDEAWMQSKLAEIKTWLQQEKTDSNGDVSSTQKPANARISVRDPSATDPELMRIEAMSRKGDHRAAMSAVNSFLANNPENLEGQLTKSLVLNNMGRLDEAESLLKSAINRYPTSPEVYNNLAVLYAEQGDYGQAIETLLQAFSTHPTYAQVHQNLRELYATVASQAYSRALDLNQQTNSPQLVMLRRTSDVNSPDLGYQAASISTQASLSENDKAVASNQPKPAAVEKPVIKPAATVEAKPIEKPVVIAAVKPELKPETIKPEPPKVEPPKAAVVKAPEPVIVEASTKADEPSTPQLVREAVAHVNAWAKAWAAQDIDGYLNSYTNNYRPSTKLSHNGWVAQRKDRLAKPTFIKVELANVKTTILDSKTAKVTFNQSYQSNTYKDQTNKQLTLTRINGQWLIVKEQSL
- a CDS encoding histidine triad nucleotide-binding protein, with the translated sequence MDCLFCKIVNQEIPADILYEDDLVIAFSDINPQAPFHCLVIPKKHISTLNDITEQDRELVGHMVATAGKIAADKGFAQEGYRTVFNCNSHGGQTVYHIHLHVLGGKPLGWPPYQDTLKTPV